One genomic window of Corynebacterium pseudotuberculosis includes the following:
- a CDS encoding gluconokinase yields the protein MRIIVMGVSGSGKTTVGTMLAYKLEIPYFDGDDLHPQENINKMAQGCPLNDADRWPWLARVGEWLAHQPEGGVIGCSALKRSYRDLLRAHCPDAVFVHVHGSREVLLARMNRRKGHFMPSSLLDSQFATLEPLENDEVGRVFDVTDSPNQIAASASEWIKTRG from the coding sequence ATGAGGATCATAGTGATGGGTGTTTCCGGCTCCGGCAAGACAACGGTGGGCACTATGCTGGCCTATAAACTGGAGATTCCTTACTTTGATGGTGATGATCTCCACCCGCAAGAAAATATCAACAAGATGGCACAGGGCTGTCCGCTTAACGACGCCGACCGCTGGCCCTGGCTAGCACGAGTCGGGGAATGGCTCGCTCACCAGCCTGAGGGCGGCGTCATCGGGTGTAGCGCGCTCAAGCGCAGTTATCGCGACTTGCTTCGCGCCCACTGCCCCGATGCTGTTTTTGTACATGTACATGGATCACGCGAGGTATTGCTTGCCCGTATGAACCGTCGAAAAGGGCACTTCATGCCCTCTTCCCTCTTGGATTCCCAGTTTGCCACCCTTGAGCCGCTAGAAAACGACGAAGTCGGCCGCGTCTTTGACGTGACCGACTCCCCGAATCAGATTGCTGCTAGTGCAAGTGAATGGATTAAAACGCGAGGCTAA